In Candidatus Paceibacterota bacterium, the following proteins share a genomic window:
- the trmD gene encoding tRNA (guanosine(37)-N1)-methyltransferase TrmD, whose amino-acid sequence MINFHIITLFPESFSSYLNESILARAIKNRILKVNFYNPRDFVKVGASQKGKKNPYKRVDDIPYGGGPGMVMQAMPVIKAIEKVLKKIRKNNPSTTSSSTRLATGPRSKRNVKIVFLSPGGNQFTTGYAKIVARKYSDIIIISGRYEGIDERVNKIFKTDKISVGDFVLTGGELPAMIIMDCMSRQIDGVLGNKASLEEERISSSEVYTRPEILEYKGKRYRVPKVLLSGNHKKIDEWRSSRK is encoded by the coding sequence ATGATCAATTTCCATATAATCACATTGTTTCCCGAATCCTTCAGCTCATATTTAAATGAGTCTATTTTGGCGCGGGCGATAAAAAATAGAATTTTGAAAGTAAACTTCTATAATCCCCGTGATTTTGTAAAAGTCGGTGCTTCACAAAAAGGCAAGAAAAATCCGTATAAAAGAGTAGACGATATTCCATATGGCGGAGGTCCTGGTATGGTAATGCAGGCAATGCCGGTTATTAAGGCTATTGAAAAAGTTTTAAAGAAAATAAGAAAAAACAACCCCAGTACCACAAGCTCGAGTACTCGCTTGGCTACGGGGCCTCGCTCGAAAAGAAATGTAAAAATAGTTTTCTTGTCACCAGGAGGTAATCAGTTTACTACTGGCTATGCCAAAATTGTCGCTCGGAAATATTCAGACATCATAATAATTTCTGGCAGATATGAAGGTATAGACGAGAGAGTGAATAAAATATTTAAGACGGACAAAATTTCGGTAGGAGATTTTGTCCTGACCGGCGGGGAATTGCCAGCGATGATTATTATGGATTGTATGTCAAGACAAATAGACGGCGTACTCGGCAATAAAGCTTCACTTGAAGAAGAAAGGATTTCAAGCTCTGAAGTTTACACCCGCCCAGAAATTTTGGAATATAAAGGCAAAAGATATCGTGTTCCCAAAGTCCTACTTTCCGGCAATCACAAGAAAATAGATGAATGGCGTTCTAGTAGGAAATAA
- the rnr gene encoding ribonuclease R: MKEKRNGGKFDRKDNKSKFSSKNRQKSKGKIMLGTIKAVRGNVAYFLSDQGALEVEISTRSLNTAMAQDKVEVNVFGKTISGSPMGEVTKVLERNKKIFVGTIDSAADGDFAIPDDRKIKLNILIPKEKLDSAVKGDKVLVKITKWKNLPNLSEGEVLEIIGRKGENTTEMYSVVLDRGFEIGFAEKVETEANNIFQNNKTVSKEEIAKRIDLRNTLTFTIDPKTAKDFDDAISFKALSNGNYEIGVHIADVSHYVRERSELDKEALKRGCSVYLPDRTIPMLPFELSDNLCSLNENEEKLAFSAIFEIDKKAKVLSRKFGKSVIKSAKRFTYESAQEAINDKTAKYHDELAELNRLAKIMRKEKAQKGAIDFEQDEVAFELDEKGFPIRIYKKERLDTHKLVEEFMLLANREVAEFVYKYEKKTGHSVPLPYRIHDFPDKERIAELAIFVKALGHELFIGKNGSVTGKDMQALFAQVEGKAEEGLVKTAAIRSMAKAIYSVKNIGHFGLAFEYYAHFTSPIRRYPDLLVHRLLQKILTGEKVAERDWVFYENAARRSTDQEIKASEAEREGKKYKQIEFMQNKIGQTFLGTITGVTEWGIYAEDSATRAEGMIKLSSLGDDYYVLDAKKYRIVGEKTKKTFVLGQKIKIKLIGADLDRRTMDYEIVS; this comes from the coding sequence ATGAAAGAAAAGAGAAATGGTGGGAAATTTGACCGAAAGGATAATAAATCGAAATTCTCCTCAAAAAATAGACAAAAATCAAAAGGCAAGATAATGCTCGGCACCATTAAGGCTGTCCGTGGCAACGTCGCTTATTTCCTATCAGACCAAGGCGCTCTTGAAGTAGAAATATCCACACGCTCACTCAACACGGCGATGGCGCAAGATAAGGTGGAAGTAAATGTATTCGGAAAGACGATTTCCGGATCACCTATGGGCGAAGTCACGAAAGTCCTTGAGAGAAATAAAAAGATATTTGTAGGTACCATAGATTCCGCCGCAGACGGTGATTTTGCTATTCCGGATGACAGGAAAATCAAACTTAATATTCTTATACCAAAAGAAAAGCTGGATAGTGCTGTCAAAGGGGACAAAGTATTAGTAAAAATCACAAAATGGAAAAATCTGCCGAATCTATCTGAAGGTGAAGTGCTAGAAATTATCGGAAGAAAAGGCGAAAATACAACCGAAATGTATTCCGTGGTTTTGGACAGAGGTTTTGAAATAGGTTTTGCAGAAAAGGTTGAAACAGAGGCAAATAATATTTTTCAAAATAATAAAACTGTTTCGAAAGAAGAAATCGCCAAAAGAATTGATCTTAGAAATACTCTGACCTTTACAATAGACCCGAAAACAGCAAAAGATTTCGACGATGCCATATCATTTAAAGCGCTTTCAAATGGTAATTATGAAATCGGCGTGCATATTGCGGATGTCTCACATTATGTCCGCGAAAGAAGCGAACTTGATAAAGAGGCGCTAAAAAGAGGTTGCTCGGTGTATCTTCCAGACAGAACAATACCAATGCTTCCATTTGAGCTCTCCGATAATCTTTGTAGTTTGAATGAAAATGAGGAAAAGCTCGCCTTCTCTGCAATTTTTGAAATCGACAAAAAAGCAAAGGTTCTTTCGAGAAAATTCGGAAAGTCCGTAATAAAATCGGCAAAGAGATTTACTTATGAAAGCGCGCAGGAAGCAATAAATGACAAAACTGCAAAATACCATGATGAGCTAGCCGAGCTAAATAGACTTGCAAAAATAATGCGAAAAGAAAAAGCACAAAAAGGTGCAATAGACTTCGAACAAGATGAAGTGGCTTTTGAACTTGATGAAAAAGGATTCCCGATAAGAATTTATAAAAAAGAAAGGCTGGATACTCATAAACTCGTTGAAGAATTTATGCTTCTTGCAAATAGAGAGGTAGCAGAATTTGTTTATAAATATGAGAAAAAGACCGGTCACTCTGTCCCCCTCCCTTATCGTATTCACGATTTTCCAGACAAAGAAAGAATCGCTGAACTTGCAATATTTGTAAAAGCTCTCGGCCACGAATTATTTATCGGTAAAAATGGTTCTGTTACAGGCAAAGATATGCAGGCACTTTTTGCCCAAGTGGAAGGCAAGGCTGAAGAAGGTCTGGTAAAAACTGCTGCTATACGCTCGATGGCAAAAGCGATTTATTCCGTAAAAAATATCGGACACTTTGGTTTGGCTTTTGAATATTATGCGCATTTCACCTCCCCTATCAGAAGGTATCCGGACTTACTTGTTCACAGATTACTACAAAAAATACTTACCGGGGAGAAAGTCGCCGAAAGAGATTGGGTATTTTATGAAAATGCGGCAAGAAGAAGCACCGATCAAGAAATCAAAGCTTCGGAAGCCGAACGCGAAGGCAAGAAATACAAGCAAATTGAATTTATGCAGAATAAAATCGGACAGACATTCCTCGGCACTATCACCGGCGTCACCGAATGGGGCATTTATGCCGAAGATTCTGCAACACGCGCCGAAGGAATGATAAAGCTTTCTTCACTTGGTGACGACTATTATGTCTTGGATGCAAAAAAATACAGAATAGTCGGTGAAAAAACAAAAAAGACTTTCGTCCTTGGACAGAAAATAAAAATCAAACTTATCGGCGCCGATCTCGACAGAAGGACGATGGATTATGAGATAGTAAGTTAA
- a CDS encoding KH domain-containing protein, with protein sequence MMENDAKFLDFVVKALVDSPDKVKIVRTVDEMGVLLTLTVDNVDMGKVIGRSGNTAKAIRTLLRVVGMKNNSRVNLKINEPEGSTRPEVGAIRTESKASKTVDEAMADLKL encoded by the coding sequence ATGATGGAAAATGATGCAAAGTTTTTGGATTTCGTTGTTAAGGCCTTAGTTGATTCTCCGGACAAAGTAAAGATTGTAAGGACAGTCGACGAAATGGGTGTATTACTAACTCTCACCGTGGACAATGTCGATATGGGCAAAGTCATCGGGAGATCAGGCAATACAGCCAAGGCAATCAGGACACTTTTGAGAGTTGTAGGAATGAAGAATAACTCAAGAGTAAACTTGAAGATAAACGAACCAGAAGGAAGTACTAGACCAGAAGTCGGAGCAATAAGAACAGAGTCAAAAGCTTCAAAGACAGTAGATGAAGCGATGGCTGATCTAAAGTTATAA
- the rpsP gene encoding 30S ribosomal protein S16: MLIIRLQRVGRVHEPTFRIVLTDSKFGPKSGKPTEILGSYDPREGKGKTQVDAEKAKYWISKGAQLSETIHNIFVDLKIVSGKKINVLPKNKIINAKKAEEAKKAEEAAKNAPKAEPAPAPAPATEAPKV; the protein is encoded by the coding sequence ATGTTAATAATTAGATTACAAAGGGTAGGAAGGGTACACGAACCGACTTTTCGTATTGTTTTGACGGATTCTAAATTTGGTCCAAAGAGCGGAAAGCCAACGGAAATTTTGGGTTCATACGATCCAAGAGAAGGTAAGGGCAAAACTCAAGTAGATGCTGAAAAGGCAAAATACTGGATTTCAAAAGGTGCCCAACTTTCAGAAACTATACACAATATTTTCGTTGATTTGAAAATCGTTTCCGGAAAGAAAATAAATGTATTGCCAAAGAATAAAATTATAAATGCCAAGAAGGCGGAGGAAGCGAAGAAAGCCGAAGAGGCAGCAAAAAATGCTCCAAAGGCAGAGCCAGCTCCGGCGCCCGCCCCAGCAACAGAAGCTCCGAAAGTATAA
- a CDS encoding DNA-directed RNA polymerase subunit beta, producing the protein MQKAANILIDGVMGGKLEKKYFKKFKEPLIKIPNLVDHQVKSYQWLLKDGFMDIFKEFSPIKDYADKKFELSFTDFEIVTPKYDEYYAKDKKISFEAQLKGKVKLKNKTLGTIKEQEIFLSDVPLMTGHGTFIINGIERVIVPQLARSFGIFFTLNDAKGKNLFGAKVIPSRGAWIEIESESDGAIYVKIDKKRKFAISSLLRVFGVKTDKEILDLFKGDELTTKVIETTLLKDHAKTQDDSYLEIYKRLRDGDLAAIDNAREFVKSIFSPERYDISKVGRFKFNKRFSKPMDEKSLEQKAITIDDLVCTIKKITELNNDPEAIEDDIDHLGSRRVRFVGELLQAKVRVGMAQMKRNIQDRMSTIDPDITMPVQFISARPLQARIKEFFTTNQLSQFMQQTNILEEIEHLRTLSALGPGGLTRERAGFEVRDVHPSHYGRVCPIHTPEGQNIGLILRLSTYARVNDFGMIETPYAKVKAGVITDEIRFFNALEEENFKIAHGATHYDEKGKITDSEVEVRVTGVPTLVKREEVDYIDVSANQAFSIATSMIPFLNHDDSSRALMGSNMQKQAVPCVVPEAPLVATGIEGEAAKYTGRVIFAEEEGIVSGVDASKIYVKGTKSGKEKEYKLVSFSRTNGFTPFHQRPSVNLGQKVKKGDLLADTSSSVNGEMAIGQNALVAFMTWSGSNYEDAIIISERLVKNSKFSSVHIEEFIVNVRDTKLGPEVTTHDIPNVGEAKLKNLDEEGIIRVGAEVMTGDILVGKITPKGETQLTPEERLLRSIFGEKARDVKDTSKRLESGKRGRIISVKVFSRENGNKLESGIIKRIHIEIAQLRNISVGDKLAGRHGNKGVISRILPVEDMPYMEDGTPVDIILTPLGVPSRMNLGQILEVHLGLAANTLNYQAVVPPFMGATDTEIKEELVKAGYKPSGKMKLFDGRNGQSFEQDISVGYMYILKLHHEVEDKIHMRSIGPYSMITQQPLGGRAQGGGQRFGEMEVWALLGYGAAYTLREMLTIKSDDIVGRSAAFDSIVKGERIKQPNLPASFNVLLNSLRGLGLDVELKKEKLEDNDDNA; encoded by the coding sequence ATGCAAAAAGCCGCGAATATTTTGATAGACGGAGTGATGGGTGGAAAACTTGAGAAGAAGTATTTTAAGAAGTTCAAAGAACCTCTTATAAAGATCCCAAATCTTGTGGATCATCAGGTGAAGTCATATCAATGGCTTCTTAAAGATGGATTCATGGATATTTTCAAAGAATTCTCCCCGATAAAAGATTATGCAGACAAAAAGTTTGAATTATCTTTTACTGATTTTGAAATAGTTACTCCAAAGTATGATGAGTATTATGCAAAAGATAAGAAAATTTCTTTTGAAGCTCAGCTTAAAGGAAAGGTAAAGCTAAAAAACAAAACTCTTGGCACCATAAAAGAGCAAGAGATTTTCCTTTCCGATGTTCCTCTTATGACTGGTCACGGGACATTTATAATTAACGGTATTGAAAGGGTTATTGTCCCGCAACTTGCAAGATCCTTCGGCATTTTCTTTACACTCAATGACGCAAAAGGAAAGAATCTTTTTGGAGCAAAAGTTATACCATCAAGGGGCGCTTGGATAGAAATAGAATCAGAATCTGACGGTGCAATATATGTAAAAATAGATAAAAAGAGAAAGTTTGCGATTTCTTCTCTTTTAAGGGTGTTTGGTGTAAAGACAGACAAAGAAATTCTCGATCTTTTTAAGGGTGATGAATTAACAACAAAGGTTATTGAAACAACCCTTCTGAAAGACCACGCAAAGACACAGGACGATTCATATTTGGAGATTTATAAGAGATTAAGAGACGGCGACCTTGCAGCCATCGATAATGCTAGAGAATTTGTTAAATCTATTTTTTCTCCAGAACGATATGATATTTCTAAAGTCGGAAGATTTAAATTCAATAAGAGATTCAGTAAGCCGATGGATGAAAAATCTTTGGAACAAAAAGCTATTACAATAGATGATTTGGTATGTACAATTAAAAAGATTACGGAGTTAAACAATGATCCTGAAGCTATTGAAGATGATATTGATCATTTAGGTTCAAGAAGGGTTAGATTTGTTGGAGAACTTTTGCAAGCAAAGGTGAGAGTCGGTATGGCACAGATGAAGAGAAATATTCAGGATAGAATGTCTACAATAGATCCGGATATTACCATGCCCGTGCAATTTATTTCTGCAAGACCTTTACAAGCAAGAATAAAAGAATTCTTCACTACAAACCAGCTTTCGCAGTTTATGCAACAGACAAATATTCTCGAAGAAATCGAACATTTGAGAACACTGTCAGCTCTTGGTCCAGGAGGTCTTACAAGAGAGCGTGCTGGTTTTGAGGTTAGAGACGTTCACCCTTCACACTATGGAAGAGTTTGTCCTATACACACACCAGAGGGCCAGAATATCGGTCTTATTTTGAGACTTTCGACATATGCAAGGGTTAATGATTTTGGAATGATAGAAACACCCTATGCAAAAGTAAAGGCCGGCGTTATCACCGATGAAATCAGATTCTTTAATGCCCTTGAGGAAGAGAACTTTAAAATTGCTCACGGGGCTACTCATTATGATGAAAAGGGAAAGATTACAGATAGTGAGGTTGAGGTTCGTGTTACTGGTGTCCCAACACTTGTTAAGAGGGAAGAAGTAGACTATATAGATGTGTCTGCAAATCAAGCTTTTTCTATTGCAACATCTATGATTCCTTTTCTAAACCACGACGATTCAAGCAGAGCGCTTATGGGATCAAACATGCAAAAACAAGCAGTGCCTTGTGTGGTACCGGAAGCACCATTAGTCGCTACGGGCATTGAAGGTGAAGCTGCGAAATATACTGGCAGAGTTATTTTTGCTGAAGAAGAAGGTATAGTCAGTGGAGTAGATGCTTCAAAAATCTATGTAAAAGGTACAAAGAGTGGAAAAGAAAAAGAATATAAGCTTGTAAGTTTTTCAAGAACAAACGGTTTTACTCCTTTCCACCAGAGACCGAGTGTCAACCTTGGGCAGAAAGTTAAGAAAGGTGATTTACTCGCTGACACATCTTCATCAGTCAATGGTGAAATGGCTATTGGTCAAAATGCGCTTGTCGCGTTTATGACTTGGAGCGGATCCAACTACGAAGACGCTATTATTATTTCGGAAAGATTGGTTAAAAATAGCAAATTCTCATCGGTACACATTGAAGAGTTTATCGTAAATGTCCGTGATACAAAACTTGGTCCTGAAGTTACCACGCACGATATTCCAAATGTTGGCGAAGCTAAACTTAAAAATTTGGATGAAGAAGGTATTATTAGGGTTGGTGCGGAAGTGATGACTGGCGACATACTTGTCGGTAAAATCACGCCAAAGGGTGAAACACAACTCACTCCGGAAGAGAGACTTTTGAGGTCCATTTTCGGTGAAAAGGCTCGTGATGTAAAAGATACTTCGAAGAGACTTGAATCCGGAAAGAGAGGGAGAATTATTTCCGTAAAAGTTTTCTCAAGAGAAAATGGAAATAAACTTGAATCAGGTATTATAAAGAGAATTCACATTGAGATAGCACAACTCAGAAATATTTCGGTTGGAGACAAACTCGCCGGAAGACACGGAAACAAAGGTGTTATTTCTAGAATTTTGCCTGTGGAAGACATGCCTTATATGGAAGATGGTACACCTGTGGATATTATTCTCACACCGCTTGGTGTTCCTTCTCGTATGAACTTGGGACAGATTCTTGAGGTACATCTTGGACTTGCTGCAAATACACTAAACTATCAAGCAGTTGTCCCTCCATTTATGGGAGCTACGGATACAGAGATAAAAGAAGAGCTTGTAAAAGCTGGATATAAACCAAGTGGAAAGATGAAGCTTTTTGACGGTAGAAATGGTCAATCATTTGAACAAGATATTTCTGTCGGATATATGTATATCCTGAAATTGCACCACGAGGTTGAAGACAAGATACATATGAGATCTATTGGTCCATACTCCATGATCACACAGCAACCTTTAGGAGGAAGAGCACAGGGAGGAGGTCAGAGATTTGGAGAAATGGAAGTCTGGGCGCTTCTTGGATATGGCGCGGCCTATACTTTGAGAGAAATGCTCACAATCAAATCAGACGATATTGTAGGAAGATCGGCGGCATTCGATTCAATCGTGAAAGGAGAGAGGATTAAACAGCCAAACTTGCCGGCCTCATTTAATGTTTTGTTGAATAGCTTGAGGGGTCTGGGTCTTGATGTCGAACTCAAGAAAGAAAAATTAGAAGATAATGATGATAATGCATAA
- a CDS encoding AAA family ATPase, producing MTQKEALEILKMGYNCYITGAAGSGKTHVLNEYINFLKSKGVEVGITASTGIAATHMGGTTIHSWSGLGIKDEITEYDLEDLESKKYIYDRFKETKVLIIDEISMLHHFRLDLVERIARHLKRNDLPFGGMQVVLCGDFFQLPPVFRLGEKEAHFSYRSETWKKLNLKICYLEEQHRQKDQDFLGVLNDIRSGRVGAISMKHLNDRHGKDPETKIESTKLHTHNIDVDKINEIELGKLKGEFFVFNMEDKGKKPLVESLKKSCLAPGTLRLKIGARVMFVKNNFDAGYANGSLGRVVSCDYSGPKVMLTNGKVINVEKAKWMIEEEGKIKAQLEQYPLRLAWAITVHKSQGMSLDSVEVDLSKSFERGMGYVALSRVRSLAGLKITGINQNALEVREDIIEFDKELRKLSERDQRWLMVQDKSDIEKKQKEFLAKVAPIGGATKLAKKRRVSAQDKTKSALEEGFTISEIAKTRGITKETVISNIEKILDKEPDFDISKLKDEIDNSKFKKIYMMFKNLYGENRDLLLAPVKNKLGAGFTYEDLRIVRLFVRKSL from the coding sequence ATGACTCAAAAAGAAGCGCTTGAAATTTTGAAGATGGGATACAACTGCTATATCACTGGTGCTGCCGGAAGCGGTAAGACGCACGTTTTGAATGAATATATAAATTTCCTAAAATCAAAAGGTGTGGAAGTCGGTATTACAGCATCGACAGGTATCGCCGCGACACATATGGGAGGTACCACCATTCACTCTTGGTCCGGGCTTGGTATAAAAGACGAAATCACTGAATATGATCTCGAAGATTTGGAAAGCAAGAAATATATTTATGATAGATTCAAAGAGACGAAAGTTTTAATCATTGATGAAATCTCAATGCTTCATCATTTTCGTTTGGATTTGGTGGAAAGAATCGCCAGACATTTGAAGAGAAATGATTTGCCTTTCGGTGGAATGCAAGTAGTGCTTTGCGGAGATTTCTTTCAGCTCCCACCAGTTTTTCGCTTGGGCGAAAAAGAAGCTCACTTTTCGTATCGCTCTGAGACTTGGAAAAAACTTAATTTAAAAATTTGTTATTTGGAAGAACAACATAGACAGAAAGATCAGGATTTTCTAGGTGTATTAAATGATATTCGCAGTGGAAGAGTCGGTGCGATTTCTATGAAGCATTTAAATGACAGGCATGGTAAAGATCCAGAGACGAAAATAGAATCGACGAAGCTCCATACACATAATATAGATGTAGATAAAATAAATGAAATTGAATTGGGAAAATTGAAAGGAGAATTTTTCGTTTTCAATATGGAAGATAAAGGCAAGAAACCACTAGTCGAATCTTTGAAAAAAAGTTGTCTTGCTCCGGGGACACTTCGTCTCAAAATCGGTGCGAGGGTTATGTTTGTAAAAAATAATTTTGATGCCGGCTATGCCAATGGTTCGCTTGGTAGGGTAGTGTCTTGCGATTATTCTGGTCCCAAAGTTATGCTTACAAATGGTAAAGTCATAAATGTCGAAAAAGCTAAATGGATGATTGAGGAAGAGGGGAAAATAAAAGCACAGCTTGAACAATATCCTTTACGACTCGCTTGGGCCATCACTGTGCATAAAAGCCAAGGTATGAGTTTGGACTCTGTAGAGGTTGATCTCTCGAAATCTTTTGAAAGGGGAATGGGTTATGTGGCGCTTTCTCGTGTCAGATCACTTGCCGGATTAAAAATAACAGGTATCAATCAAAATGCTTTGGAAGTGAGGGAGGATATTATTGAATTTGATAAAGAATTGAGAAAATTATCGGAGAGAGATCAAAGATGGCTCATGGTGCAGGATAAAAGCGATATTGAGAAAAAGCAGAAAGAATTTTTGGCAAAAGTTGCACCGATCGGAGGAGCGACAAAGCTTGCAAAAAAGCGCAGAGTCAGTGCCCAAGATAAAACAAAGTCCGCGCTTGAAGAAGGTTTTACAATATCTGAAATAGCAAAGACGAGGGGGATTACGAAAGAGACTGTTATTTCAAATATAGAAAAGATTTTGGACAAAGAGCCGGATTTTGATATTTCAAAATTGAAAGATGAAATAGACAATTCAAAATTTAAGAAAATCTATATGATGTTTAAAAATCTATACGGAGAAAATAGGGATTTACTGCTTGCACCGGTGAAGAATAAGCTTGGTGCCGGATTTACTTATGAAGATTTACGAATTGTGAGATTATTTGTGAGGAAGTCTTTATAA